From one Candidatus Acididesulfobacter guangdongensis genomic stretch:
- the recA gene encoding recombinase RecA → MPEDKDKEKEDKYKEKEKEKNRDIANPINEQKKKALELAISQIEKQFGMGSIMKLGGKPIVENIPSISTGSLSLDIALGIGGIPQGRVIEIFGPESSGKTTLTLQIIAEAQKKGGIAAFIDAEHALDLNYAKKIGVNVDDLLVSQPGTGEEALEIADSLVRSGSVDVLVIDSVAALVPKAEIEGDMGDAHMGLQARLMSQALRKLTSAISKSNTAVIFINQIRMKIGIMFGSPETTTGGNALKFYASVRIDIRRIGSIKKGDEVVGSRTKARIVKNKVAPPFKEAEFDIIYNSGISTEGDIVDIGSESGIIDKAGTWFSYGKERLGQGREAAKEFLRNNPAIKNEIMGKIMNHFNLKP, encoded by the coding sequence ATGCCGGAAGACAAAGACAAAGAAAAAGAAGACAAATACAAAGAAAAAGAGAAAGAAAAAAACAGAGATATTGCAAATCCAATCAACGAACAAAAGAAAAAAGCGCTTGAGCTAGCTATTTCTCAAATAGAAAAGCAGTTCGGCATGGGGTCTATTATGAAATTAGGCGGTAAACCGATAGTAGAGAACATACCGTCAATTTCAACGGGTTCTCTTTCTCTAGATATAGCTCTCGGAATAGGCGGTATACCGCAGGGCAGGGTTATTGAAATTTTTGGACCGGAATCTTCGGGGAAGACTACGTTGACTTTACAGATAATTGCCGAGGCGCAAAAAAAAGGCGGCATAGCTGCTTTTATTGATGCAGAACACGCCTTAGATTTAAATTATGCGAAAAAAATCGGCGTAAATGTGGACGATCTTTTAGTCTCACAGCCGGGAACAGGCGAAGAAGCTTTAGAAATAGCAGATTCTCTTGTAAGGTCCGGTTCGGTAGATGTTCTTGTTATCGATTCCGTTGCAGCGCTTGTTCCTAAAGCGGAGATAGAAGGAGATATGGGCGATGCCCATATGGGACTTCAGGCAAGATTGATGTCTCAGGCACTGAGAAAACTTACTTCGGCTATATCAAAATCAAATACAGCAGTGATTTTCATTAATCAAATCAGAATGAAAATAGGTATTATGTTCGGTTCTCCCGAAACTACAACCGGAGGGAACGCTCTTAAATTTTACGCTTCGGTACGTATTGATATTCGGCGGATAGGTTCTATCAAAAAAGGGGATGAAGTGGTAGGTTCTCGTACAAAAGCAAGAATAGTCAAAAATAAAGTTGCCCCTCCGTTTAAAGAAGCGGAGTTTGATATAATATATAACAGCGGTATATCTACCGAAGGCGATATAGTAGATATAGGTTCCGAAAGCGGAATCATAGACAAAGCGGGAACATGGTTCAGCTACGGAAAAGAAAGACTGGGTCAGGGAAGGGAAGCCGCTAAAGAATTTCTTAGAAACAATCCTGCTATAAAAAATGAAATAATGGGGAAAATAATGAATCATTTTAATTTAAAACCGTAA
- a CDS encoding nicotinamide-nucleotide amidohydrolase family protein produces MDDIKILIIADNYDFKKAGEILLDFSDTLADYNLKFKEAVCLPDDSSDSIYKVLSYMLTGDSSAILVCGGLKEDLNITSEMVSNVLKRELIKSKDALDLMKLVYESKGKQYKSAYEKSCYFPKNSFVIPNQNSGLSGFYLTEPVFFAAMPLEPDDAKAMFKNHVLGKMIGKLGISYFIKKRKYKLFGLKEKKFENNLKRISDKFADLKYSFEFSYGEIILSIYVKGITTQKLQDAIKAIDDIVLAEFNNFIYGYDDDELETVCSALLKKNQITVAIAESLTGGYISNKLTDPPGASAYFILSEIVYSNFAKINELGIDEDIIEKNGAVSSECAILMAENIRKKAYSDIGAAVTGFAGPKGESDNYPVGTVFIALSSDNIQEVRKYNFSGTRNEIKIYTAKMVLFWIYRLMAYAGTDK; encoded by the coding sequence ATGGATGATATTAAGATATTAATTATTGCCGATAATTACGATTTTAAAAAAGCAGGCGAGATTCTTTTAGATTTTTCGGATACGCTTGCCGATTATAATTTGAAATTTAAAGAAGCGGTATGTCTTCCAGACGACTCATCAGACAGTATTTATAAAGTCTTGTCGTATATGCTGACGGGAGATTCCTCGGCAATATTGGTTTGCGGCGGTTTAAAAGAAGATTTGAATATTACGTCTGAAATGGTATCGAATGTATTAAAAAGGGAGCTGATAAAAAGCAAAGATGCGCTGGATTTGATGAAACTTGTATATGAATCCAAAGGTAAACAGTATAAATCTGCATATGAAAAATCATGCTATTTTCCAAAAAATTCATTTGTTATTCCTAATCAAAATTCCGGGCTTTCCGGTTTTTACCTGACCGAACCTGTTTTTTTTGCCGCTATGCCTTTAGAACCGGATGATGCAAAGGCAATGTTTAAAAATCATGTACTCGGAAAAATGATAGGGAAATTGGGAATATCTTATTTTATTAAAAAAAGAAAATATAAATTATTCGGTCTTAAAGAAAAAAAGTTTGAAAACAATTTAAAGCGTATAAGCGACAAGTTTGCGGATTTAAAATATTCGTTTGAATTTTCTTATGGTGAAATTATTCTAAGTATTTACGTAAAGGGCATTACAACCCAAAAACTTCAAGACGCTATCAAAGCAATAGACGATATTGTACTTGCGGAGTTTAATAATTTTATTTACGGATATGACGATGATGAATTAGAAACGGTTTGCTCAGCTTTGCTAAAAAAAAATCAAATTACCGTCGCTATTGCAGAGTCGCTAACCGGAGGCTATATTTCTAACAAATTAACCGATCCGCCCGGGGCTTCGGCTTATTTTATTTTAAGCGAGATAGTCTACTCCAATTTTGCGAAGATAAATGAACTGGGCATTGATGAAGATATTATAGAAAAAAATGGAGCGGTATCTTCGGAATGTGCTATACTAATGGCTGAAAATATAAGAAAAAAAGCTTATTCTGATATAGGCGCCGCAGTAACCGGTTTTGCAGGACCCAAAGGAGAATCGGACAACTATCCCGTAGGAACTGTGTTTATAGCTTTATCTTCCGATAATATTCAGGAGGTCAGAAAGTATAATTTTTCAGGCACAAGAAATGAAATAAAGATTTATACCGCCAAAATGGTCCTATTCTGGATTTATAGACTTATGGCATATGCAGGGACGGATAAATAA
- a CDS encoding phosphatidylglycerophosphatase A produces the protein MYKNKNFIDSISIFFATFFYVGYFPYGPGTAGTFASMVLYFLFFHYLTFSGYIILCIVLFFAGIFFSSRAEKIIGKKDPSEVVIDEVEGYLITMLGAFWAPFSILYILIGFLLFRIFDIIKPFPIGAADKRIGGGIGIMLDDVIAAVISAVLLRLIIVIIVGL, from the coding sequence ATGTATAAAAATAAAAATTTTATAGACAGCATATCTATATTTTTTGCAACTTTCTTTTATGTCGGATATTTTCCGTACGGTCCCGGAACTGCCGGAACTTTTGCCTCTATGGTTCTATATTTTCTCTTTTTTCATTATCTGACCTTTTCAGGTTATATTATATTATGTATCGTGTTGTTTTTTGCGGGAATATTTTTTTCTTCAAGAGCAGAAAAAATTATTGGTAAAAAAGACCCTTCAGAAGTTGTAATAGATGAGGTTGAAGGTTATTTAATCACTATGCTCGGAGCTTTTTGGGCGCCTTTTTCGATACTATATATTTTAATAGGATTTTTATTATTTAGAATTTTTGATATAATTAAACCGTTTCCTATCGGCGCCGCAGACAAACGTATCGGCGGAGGCATAGGCATCATGCTTGACGATGTCATAGCCGCGGTTATTTCCGCAGTGCTTTTAAGATTGATAATTGTTATAATTGTAGGTCTGTAA
- the rodA gene encoding rod shape-determining protein RodA has product MKLSDNIKNFDFILFFTVVIISFLGIVNLLGSLSLNHHELLNSYVVKQIIWFGISFFVLFAIISIDYNTLIDIAYYIYGVVLILIIIVLIKGKISHGASRWISLGLFTIQPSELMKIALILALAKYFTDAKKKYYKLTDLMIPFLIIIIPVLLIAKEPDLGTSLIVFFVGCIIVYLSGIKRVSMAIALFFAIVVLPVIWGHLKTYQKSRILIFLHPAKASLGAGYNIIQSEIAVGAGRILGDGFRHGSQSILNFLPAKQTDFIFSTYAQQFGFIGSIILIGLYFILIIRGFKIVYNTKRLPAFLLGSGALFIITLHTVINIAMAIGLLPVVGVPLPFFSYGGTSLIVDISAVAILLNISMRRYKYQSG; this is encoded by the coding sequence ATGAAATTATCGGATAACATTAAAAATTTTGATTTTATTTTATTCTTTACGGTAGTAATAATTTCTTTTTTAGGAATAGTTAATCTGCTTGGTTCATTAAGTCTTAATCATCATGAATTGCTTAACTCTTATGTTGTGAAACAGATTATATGGTTCGGAATTTCTTTTTTTGTGCTGTTTGCAATAATATCAATAGATTACAATACTCTTATAGATATTGCATACTATATTTACGGCGTTGTTCTGATTTTAATAATTATAGTTTTAATAAAGGGGAAAATATCGCACGGCGCGTCAAGGTGGATTTCTTTAGGATTGTTTACGATACAGCCCTCAGAACTTATGAAAATAGCGTTAATTCTTGCTTTAGCAAAATATTTTACAGACGCTAAAAAAAAATATTATAAATTAACCGATTTGATGATTCCTTTTTTAATAATTATTATACCTGTTTTACTTATAGCTAAAGAACCGGACCTCGGAACATCGCTTATTGTTTTCTTTGTCGGATGCATTATTGTTTATCTTTCAGGCATCAAAAGGGTTTCAATGGCGATTGCCTTGTTTTTTGCCATTGTTGTATTGCCTGTTATATGGGGACATCTCAAAACTTATCAGAAGAGCAGAATTCTTATATTTTTGCATCCGGCGAAAGCATCCTTAGGCGCTGGCTATAATATTATACAATCTGAAATAGCAGTCGGCGCAGGTAGAATTCTGGGTGACGGATTCAGGCACGGCAGTCAGAGTATATTAAATTTTTTGCCTGCCAAACAGACGGATTTTATATTTTCTACCTATGCCCAGCAGTTCGGATTTATCGGTTCGATAATTTTAATCGGATTATATTTTATTTTAATTATAAGAGGATTTAAAATAGTCTATAATACTAAAAGACTGCCGGCATTTTTACTGGGTTCAGGAGCTTTATTTATAATTACGCTGCACACGGTTATTAATATTGCTATGGCTATCGGTTTATTGCCGGTAGTGGGCGTTCCGCTTCCATTTTTCAGCTACGGAGGAACTTCGCTGATTGTGGATATATCTGCCGTAGCAATATTATTAAACATATCAATGCGGCGATATAAATACCAGTCCGGATAG
- the mrdA gene encoding penicillin-binding protein 2 — MSSAFNENGIFNSQKKRLNFIALIFSVICLLIIARIFFLQVINGNHYYYLAKNNATRIIYLPAPRGYILSDTGKIMVDNESSFNIAVTVAHTKSLKRELHLIASMFHKKYSRLYKIVKKEEFIPDYDSIVLIRNLSIKNLSVFEVNKLYLPGFFIEKIPIRHYKYGDIGAQIFGYVGLVSSEQLKEKKYSYVNPSDIIGETGLEYYYQKYLHGKDGEKRVVVNSFGKSEGKVVVEKPKMGDNVYTTLDLTLEKLAYKLMKKKEGAVIAMNPNNGKILAMVSTPSFNPVYFSKGISTKEWDKIINNDEHPLQNKAIQNSLAPGSTFKIVGALAGLETHLITPNKKIFAGPTFKLGDAVFYNWNPNQDSKINLYTALEESVDTYFYSIAVRLHISQIAYYAHLLGFGKKTGIDLPAENPGFIPTRKLVYKVYHRRWYKGSTLSSIIGQSYVSVTPLQLVEAYSAIANGGYLYRPYIVSKIVSSSGRIVKQIKSRLIRRIKLKRSYIKAIKKGLYEVVNGKNGTATNGRIRGISFCGKTGTAQIISKTYSIYDAKYIPRKDRDNAWFVGFAPMNHPKIAVVVLEMHAKFLGAHAAVVAKKIVEKYLEQKGMWKPSLKKRKNNKNKNLPSFIYTSF; from the coding sequence ATGTCTTCTGCATTTAACGAAAACGGGATATTTAATAGCCAAAAAAAAAGATTAAATTTTATTGCGTTGATTTTTTCGGTGATATGTTTATTGATTATTGCAAGAATATTTTTTTTGCAGGTTATCAACGGAAATCATTATTATTATCTTGCTAAAAATAATGCTACAAGGATAATATATCTGCCGGCGCCGAGAGGATATATATTATCTGACACAGGCAAGATTATGGTTGATAATGAATCGTCTTTCAATATTGCCGTAACTGTAGCTCATACAAAGTCGTTAAAAAGAGAACTTCATTTAATTGCTTCCATGTTTCATAAAAAATATTCCAGATTGTACAAAATAGTAAAAAAAGAAGAATTTATACCTGATTATGATTCAATAGTTTTAATAAGAAATCTGTCTATAAAAAATTTATCTGTTTTTGAGGTTAATAAACTCTATCTCCCCGGTTTTTTTATAGAAAAAATACCTATAAGACATTATAAATATGGAGATATAGGAGCGCAAATATTCGGGTACGTCGGTTTAGTCTCTTCTGAACAATTAAAAGAAAAAAAATATTCGTATGTTAATCCTTCCGATATTATCGGAGAAACAGGATTGGAATATTATTATCAAAAATATTTACACGGAAAAGACGGAGAAAAAAGGGTTGTAGTGAATTCGTTCGGTAAAAGCGAAGGAAAAGTCGTGGTCGAAAAGCCTAAAATGGGGGATAATGTATATACTACGCTCGATCTTACTTTAGAAAAACTTGCATATAAACTTATGAAAAAAAAAGAGGGTGCCGTAATTGCAATGAATCCGAATAACGGAAAAATTCTTGCTATGGTATCTACCCCTTCTTTTAATCCTGTTTATTTTTCCAAGGGTATTTCAACAAAAGAATGGGATAAAATTATAAATAACGACGAACATCCTCTTCAAAATAAAGCTATACAAAATTCTTTGGCGCCTGGCTCCACGTTTAAAATTGTCGGTGCGCTTGCAGGTCTTGAAACACATCTGATTACACCAAATAAAAAGATTTTTGCAGGTCCTACTTTTAAACTGGGGGACGCGGTGTTTTATAACTGGAATCCCAATCAGGATTCGAAAATAAATTTATATACCGCATTAGAAGAATCCGTAGACACTTATTTTTATTCTATTGCCGTTAGGCTTCATATTTCTCAGATAGCCTATTATGCGCATCTACTTGGATTCGGCAAAAAAACAGGAATTGATCTGCCTGCTGAAAATCCCGGATTTATTCCTACAAGAAAATTAGTTTATAAAGTTTATCATAGAAGATGGTATAAAGGTTCAACGTTATCCTCTATAATCGGACAGAGTTATGTTTCAGTTACCCCTTTGCAACTTGTTGAGGCGTACAGCGCTATCGCAAACGGCGGCTATCTTTACCGTCCTTATATAGTAAGTAAAATTGTATCGAGTTCGGGTAGGATAGTAAAACAGATTAAAAGCAGATTGATAAGACGGATTAAGCTAAAAAGAAGCTATATAAAAGCTATAAAAAAAGGTCTTTACGAAGTGGTAAACGGAAAAAACGGAACTGCCACTAATGGAAGGATAAGAGGCATTTCATTTTGCGGCAAAACCGGAACTGCGCAGATAATCTCAAAAACTTATTCTATTTACGATGCAAAATATATTCCGAGAAAAGATAGGGATAACGCGTGGTTTGTTGGATTTGCCCCGATGAATCATCCAAAAATTGCCGTAGTGGTTCTTGAAATGCACGCAAAATTTCTTGGAGCTCATGCAGCAGTAGTTGCAAAAAAAATAGTTGAAAAATATCTTGAACAGAAAGGCATGTGGAAACCGTCTCTCAAAAAAAGAAAAAATAATAAAAATAAAAATCTTCCAAGTTTTATTTATACAAGTTTTTAG
- the larE gene encoding ATP-dependent sacrificial sulfur transferase LarE produces the protein MNTVIDTEISISTAASTYTADKMIEIDDNLLQKIEKIQTILGSEKKIAVAYSGGVDSTFLLFIAGKTLGAENVLAVTGNSFTIPGREIEFCKKKTFELGVKHIIVKTKEYLDESYLKNDYLRCYFCKIALFKTIRPYIPEGYKLSVGTNAEDEANFKDRPGMKAEKEFNVISPLKEAGFFKNDIRNASKFFRLDTWDKPQMACLASRIPFGSIVTEEKIKMVERAEDVLMQNGFNEVRIRHYGKLAKIEVPSAQINNLMQYESLSDIISKIKEIGFKTVAVDIEGINHSGLNL, from the coding sequence ATGAATACTGTTATAGATACGGAAATTTCAATAAGTACTGCAGCTTCAACATATACAGCGGATAAAATGATAGAAATAGATGACAATTTATTGCAAAAAATAGAAAAGATTCAAACGATCCTCGGCAGCGAAAAAAAAATTGCCGTCGCATACAGCGGAGGGGTCGATTCAACTTTTCTATTATTTATTGCCGGAAAAACGCTCGGCGCCGAAAATGTACTGGCTGTTACCGGTAATTCCTTTACAATACCTGGCAGAGAAATTGAGTTCTGTAAAAAAAAAACGTTTGAATTAGGCGTAAAGCATATTATAGTTAAAACTAAAGAGTATTTAGACGAATCATATTTAAAAAATGATTATTTAAGATGTTATTTTTGTAAAATTGCATTATTTAAGACCATAAGACCTTATATTCCAGAGGGCTATAAATTGTCCGTCGGAACTAACGCCGAGGACGAGGCTAATTTTAAAGATAGACCGGGAATGAAAGCCGAAAAAGAATTTAATGTCATATCTCCTTTAAAAGAAGCAGGTTTTTTTAAAAATGATATAAGAAATGCTTCTAAATTTTTTAGGCTTGATACGTGGGACAAACCTCAAATGGCTTGTCTGGCGTCAAGAATACCATTCGGCAGCATTGTAACGGAAGAAAAAATTAAAATGGTTGAAAGGGCTGAAGATGTGCTGATGCAAAACGGATTTAACGAAGTAAGGATAAGACATTATGGAAAACTGGCAAAAATTGAAGTTCCTTCGGCGCAGATTAATAACCTGATGCAATATGAATCATTATCTGATATTATATCAAAAATAAAAGAAATAGGATTTAAAACAGTTGCGGTAGATATTGAAGGAATAAATCACAGCGGACTTAATTTATAA
- the larB gene encoding nickel pincer cofactor biosynthesis protein LarB translates to MFLMQIKNNLKVKLKSNFMEPFDKNFTDSDTCADTNYINLHFAKLDINRLKRAGKPEAVLCDGKTPAEILKIAKTLERIANNVIFTRVNYKIKNILLSNCKKTIYHDEAKIIVLNPLQPEECKLKGNILIVTAGTSDIPVAEEAAVTAEVLGNKISKLYDIGVAGTHRIFDNIDKIKSAGVIIAVAGMDGVLPTFISSLVDATVIAVPSSNGYGTGFNGISALLSMLNSCSGGLLTVNIDNGFGAGVAASIINKKINI, encoded by the coding sequence ATGTTTTTAATGCAAATAAAAAATAATTTAAAGGTTAAATTAAAGAGCAATTTTATGGAGCCTTTTGACAAAAATTTCACGGACAGCGATACTTGCGCCGACACGAATTATATCAACCTGCATTTTGCAAAGTTAGATATTAACCGCCTTAAAAGAGCAGGCAAACCTGAAGCAGTTTTATGCGACGGAAAAACCCCTGCAGAAATTTTAAAAATAGCAAAAACATTAGAAAGGATTGCAAATAACGTAATTTTTACGAGAGTAAATTATAAAATCAAGAATATTCTTCTTTCGAACTGCAAAAAAACAATATACCACGACGAAGCAAAAATTATAGTATTAAATCCGCTGCAGCCGGAAGAATGCAAACTTAAAGGAAATATTCTTATCGTTACCGCAGGTACATCTGATATACCGGTTGCCGAAGAAGCCGCAGTTACGGCGGAAGTTTTGGGGAATAAAATATCTAAACTTTACGATATAGGAGTTGCCGGAACTCACAGGATTTTTGATAATATAGACAAAATCAAATCGGCTGGCGTTATCATAGCCGTTGCAGGAATGGACGGCGTGCTTCCTACTTTTATTTCAAGTTTAGTAGATGCAACGGTCATCGCAGTTCCTTCGTCTAATGGTTATGGAACCGGATTTAACGGAATATCGGCTCTTCTTTCTATGCTTAACAGCTGCTCCGGAGGTTTATTAACGGTAAACATAGACAACGGATTCGGCGCCGGCGTGGCAGCAAGCATCATTAATAAAAAGATTAATATATAG
- the mreC gene encoding rod shape-determining protein MreC encodes MQKGFKKFFKKNKDIFLLILVVIIAAVIFLAHLNSKKYNGILSGPIYGSIYFIYRIADYPVKLSSNIFSNYIDLISIKKDNKILLKQNNILKEKLYKLNTYKVENSELRKLLNLKRNIISKKTISAVITIHGIQSWFRSFYINKGRHSGIKIGEGIVSDSGVIGRIIKAGRYYSKAIAITNPKCAFSVVDAKTGVVGIAKGIGNGYLKIKFIFSTQKAYIGDTILTSGLGGVFTAGLPVGHIVKITSKPNDIFKKIIVEPHKNLFNSKNVLIER; translated from the coding sequence ATGCAAAAAGGGTTTAAAAAATTTTTTAAAAAAAATAAAGATATTTTTTTGCTGATATTAGTCGTGATTATCGCCGCCGTCATATTTTTAGCTCACTTGAACAGCAAGAAATATAACGGTATATTGTCAGGACCCATTTACGGCAGTATATATTTTATTTATAGAATTGCGGATTATCCGGTAAAGTTATCTTCTAATATTTTTTCGAACTATATTGATTTAATATCTATAAAAAAAGACAATAAAATTCTTCTGAAGCAAAATAATATTCTTAAAGAAAAACTTTATAAATTAAATACCTATAAAGTAGAAAACAGCGAGCTTAGAAAACTTCTTAATTTAAAAAGAAATATTATTTCAAAAAAAACTATATCTGCAGTTATCACAATTCACGGCATACAATCGTGGTTCAGAAGTTTTTATATAAACAAAGGACGGCATAGCGGAATTAAAATCGGGGAAGGAATTGTTTCGGACAGCGGAGTTATAGGAAGAATTATTAAAGCGGGACGCTATTATTCAAAAGCTATCGCTATTACAAATCCAAAATGCGCATTTTCGGTAGTTGACGCCAAAACCGGAGTTGTAGGTATAGCGAAAGGTATAGGAAACGGTTATCTAAAGATTAAATTTATTTTTTCTACCCAGAAGGCTTATATCGGGGATACTATTTTGACTTCCGGGTTAGGCGGGGTCTTTACGGCAGGATTGCCCGTCGGTCATATAGTTAAAATTACAAGCAAGCCTAACGATATATTTAAAAAAATAATAGTAGAGCCTCATAAAAATTTATTTAATTCGAAAAATGTTCTCATTGAGAGATAA
- a CDS encoding rod shape-determining protein has product MFIDNIIGVFSQDLAIDLGTANTLIYVKDKGIVSNEPSVVAVHIDSRGEKKILSVGKDAKKMLGRTPGNIQAIRPMKDGVIADFEVVEAMLKYFIRKIHNRKTLVRPRIIIAVPSGITAVERRAVRESAEAAGARVVYLIEEPVAAAIGAGLPITEAAGNMIVDIGGGTTEVAVISMSGIVYAKSIRVGGDKIDDSIIQYVKKKYNLLIGDRTAELIKMTIGTAYPTEEISTMNIKGRDLLSGIPKIVEITSAEIYEAISEPVSQIVDAVKTTLEKIPPELSSDIVDRGIALAGGGALLKNIDILIRENTELPVIIADDPLTCVVRGAGMALDELNILKDIVLEN; this is encoded by the coding sequence ATGTTTATCGATAATATAATAGGAGTTTTTTCACAAGATCTTGCAATAGATTTAGGAACTGCAAATACCTTAATATATGTGAAAGATAAAGGTATTGTTTCAAACGAACCTTCCGTTGTTGCTGTTCACATAGATTCAAGAGGAGAAAAGAAAATTTTGTCGGTCGGCAAGGATGCAAAAAAAATGCTTGGCAGAACGCCCGGCAACATTCAGGCAATCAGACCGATGAAAGATGGAGTTATTGCAGATTTTGAAGTAGTAGAGGCTATGCTTAAATATTTCATAAGAAAAATACATAATAGGAAAACTTTAGTCAGACCGAGAATTATTATAGCGGTTCCATCAGGCATTACCGCCGTCGAAAGAAGAGCGGTGAGGGAATCGGCAGAGGCTGCGGGAGCCAGAGTAGTTTATCTGATAGAAGAGCCTGTCGCTGCGGCGATAGGAGCAGGATTGCCGATAACGGAAGCTGCCGGAAATATGATAGTGGATATAGGCGGAGGGACTACCGAAGTTGCGGTTATTTCAATGTCCGGTATTGTTTATGCAAAATCCATAAGGGTTGGCGGCGACAAGATAGACGATTCTATAATTCAATATGTGAAGAAAAAATATAATCTCCTTATCGGCGACAGAACGGCAGAACTGATTAAAATGACGATAGGCACAGCTTACCCCACCGAAGAAATATCTACGATGAATATAAAAGGCAGGGACCTTCTTAGCGGGATCCCTAAAATAGTCGAGATTACTTCGGCTGAAATCTATGAAGCGATATCTGAGCCCGTATCCCAAATTGTCGATGCGGTTAAAACTACGCTCGAAAAAATTCCGCCGGAACTTTCTTCCGATATTGTTGACAGAGGTATTGCTCTTGCGGGCGGAGGCGCTCTTTTAAAAAATATAGATATTTTAATAAGAGAGAATACGGAACTGCCGGTTATTATCGCGGACGACCCTCTTACTTGCGTTGTAAGGGGCGCAGGTATGGCGTTAGACGAACTGAATATATTAAAAGATATTGTTCTTGAAAATTAG
- a CDS encoding HD domain-containing protein — translation MDKLFISDLKENEKADSIFLVKNKSLLKGKTGKDYISLKLSDKTGDIKANIWDNTQKFANIFEAGDFIRIKSKTSVFQNELQLNISDAEKIDVTSGDLCLFLRSSRFNIDDMYLELCTILRENIKDKYISELINSFLNDEHYTDKLKSLPAAKSIHHAYIGGLLEHTLSIVKAGLLMSMHYKDSVNKDVMLASCFLHDAGKIQELRFNKNIAEYSDEGRLLGHIVLGINCISKRIESIKGFPENLKIIILHSIASHHGELEFGSPKRPKTIEALILHFIDNMDARVNQFEGLTEETAKVSYWSNYSKHLDRYILDSKSYLV, via the coding sequence ATGGATAAATTATTCATATCGGATTTAAAAGAAAATGAAAAAGCAGATTCAATTTTTTTAGTAAAAAATAAATCATTATTGAAAGGAAAAACAGGTAAAGATTATATATCTCTTAAATTATCCGATAAAACCGGCGATATAAAAGCCAATATCTGGGACAACACTCAAAAATTTGCAAATATTTTTGAAGCCGGAGATTTTATAAGAATTAAATCAAAAACCAGCGTTTTTCAAAATGAATTGCAGCTCAATATTTCAGATGCGGAAAAAATAGACGTCACTAGCGGCGATTTATGCCTTTTTCTAAGGTCTTCAAGGTTTAATATAGATGATATGTATTTGGAGTTATGCACTATATTAAGGGAAAATATTAAGGATAAATATATCAGCGAACTCATAAATTCATTTCTTAACGATGAACATTATACGGATAAATTAAAATCTCTGCCCGCTGCCAAATCTATACATCATGCATATATAGGCGGTCTTCTGGAGCACACTCTCAGTATCGTAAAAGCCGGTCTTTTAATGTCTATGCACTATAAAGATTCCGTAAATAAAGATGTGATGCTGGCAAGCTGTTTTTTGCATGACGCCGGTAAAATACAGGAATTGAGATTTAATAAAAATATAGCGGAATATTCTGACGAAGGAAGACTTCTGGGGCATATAGTATTAGGCATCAACTGTATAAGTAAAAGAATAGAATCTATAAAAGGTTTCCCTGAAAATTTAAAAATTATTATTTTACATTCTATCGCTTCGCATCACGGAGAATTGGAATTCGGTTCGCCTAAAAGACCTAAAACTATTGAAGCCCTTATATTGCATTTTATAGACAATATGGATGCAAGAGTAAATCAATTTGAAGGGTTAACGGAAGAAACCGCCAAAGTTTCCTACTGGAGCAATTATTCAAAGCATTTAGACAGGTATATTCTGGATTCAAAATCATATTTAGTTTAA